GAGGGCCTGTCCCGGTCTGCGGCTCAGTTCGAGCAGCAGGCGCAGTTCGGTCGGGGTGAGCTGGAGGTCCGCGCCGTTCTTGGTCACCGTCATCGCGGCCCGGTCGATGACGATGGAACCGAACGTCGCGGAGTCGTTGGCCTCCCGTTCGCCGCGGCGCATGACCGCGCGGATGCGTGCGTCGAGGACGCGGCCCTGGACGGGCTTCACCACGTAGTCGTCCGCGCCCGATTCGAGGCCGACGACGACGTCGATGTCGTCGCTGCGCGCGGTGAGCAGGATGATCGGCAGCTGATCGGTGCGGCGGATGCGCCGGCACACCTCGAAACCGTCGATACCGGGCAGCATGACGTCCAGAACGATGAGGTCCGGCCGTTGTTCGCGCAGAAGCTTCAGGCCGTCCTCACCCGTCGCGGCCGTCACGACACGGTGGCCCTGGCGAGTCAGACTCATCTCCAGGGCCGTGCGGACGGCCTCGTCGTCCTCGATCAGCAACAGGAAAGCCACGCGGCTCATTGTGGCCTATCGGCCCGGAGGAGTTCGACTCTCCCTCCGTTGAAGCGTTCCCGTCAGGCGGATGGGAGGGCTCCCGCCCCTGTGACACCGCTGTGACAGTCGGAGGATCGGCCGATGAAACTGGCCCGGCAGTGTATTGCCCAACGAACACGGACGGCTCGAACAGGGGGAGCGGGAGATGAGCGCAGTGCACGGCGTCACCGGCACGGTGGTGAACGGGACGCGCACAAGCACCGCGATGGTTCCCGTCCGGTGCGGGGAGAAGTCCGGTACCGCGAGCCGGCTGGGGGGCCGGCGCGGTGTCGGGCACCAGCGCCCACACCTGACCGCGGTGGGCGCGACCGGGGGGCGGAACGGGAGCGTGCGGCGCGAGGGGGCCACGGAGGCGGAGTTCACCGCCTACGTGCGAGAGCGCCGCGCCTCCCTGTACGCCACCGCCTACCACCTCACCGGCGACCGGCACGAGGCGGAGGACCTGTTGCAGAGCGCGCTG
Above is a genomic segment from Streptomyces marincola containing:
- a CDS encoding response regulator transcription factor, with product MAFLLLIEDDEAVRTALEMSLTRQGHRVVTAATGEDGLKLLREQRPDLIVLDVMLPGIDGFEVCRRIRRTDQLPIILLTARSDDIDVVVGLESGADDYVVKPVQGRVLDARIRAVMRRGEREANDSATFGSIVIDRAAMTVTKNGADLQLTPTELRLLLELSRRPGQALSRQQLLRLVWEHDYLGDSRLVDACVQRLRAKVEDVPSSPKLIRTVRGVGYRLDAPS